The genome window CGATAAAGCCTTAGCAATACGTTGATTAATTTTGGTTAGTGAATCGACTACCATTAGCGATTGAAGGTTTCGTGTACTTGATCTAAAAAGCCGTTCACGGCACGGTTACGCTCGTCATTGGTCATTCCAAAAGCCTCCCCAAAATAACCCTCCAGATGGTTCGCAATTTCGGCAGCTTCATCATTGTCAAATCCAACGCTGGAACCGTCTGCATCCGAACTCAATACGCCCCAGGCACTCATTAAATTACCATTCATCGTGAAGTCAATTTGAGCAACCTGTAAATTAAGCCGTTGACGCGTCCGACCGTGGTATTTCGAATACTTACCTAGCCGTTCGCGGGCCTGCGTGGTCATCTGCACCCCTGCCACATTCCTCCCGCTCTCCTGAATACGTCTACGAACCAATTCAGCCGCTACCTCAGCCGTATTCCTCAGATTGCGAGGTGTACCAGATTTGATAGCCTCCAATCTTTCCTGCTCGCGATACAGCACTTCAAGCAGATTGGAATAAATGTCTGTCAGCATAGCATCTTATTGGCCGTTTACAAAACTGCCCATGTACACTCCAGGCTGGTCCTCTGGAGCCTGATACAAACAGATTGAGTCCTGCAATTGCTGAAAGATCAGCTTTGCAGCTTGGCTGGTCCGGTTTCGGGCTTCCTCTTTGTAGTGCGCAATGTTGTCCTCTGTATTCATCCGGTTCGTGTTGGTAAACAGGTTGACATTCGACGAAGCCAGTTTCTTTTCCAGCAGGACAATTCCGCATCGATAGGCATAAGCCCACCACAGACGTTGTGAAAACTGTCTGGCTACGCTGGCAATATCACAGATTAGCGAAGCATCAACATGAAAGCAGCAGACAGCCTCTTGCAAATCAGAACGATCATAAGGCCCATCAAGCGCCAAATCACAAGCTGATACATATATCAGTTCAGGACATGGGGCAAGTTCCAACTCCCGCAATGTCAGGTTTGTAATGTCAACGCCTACAAATACGTCAACACCTTGAAATTCAACGGGGATAACCTTATCAATCTCAATCGGGATTTTATTCAAACCTGAGATAACAGTCAGTTCCTGCGAGTGCAGTTCTGTACCCAACATCAGGTCGAACACCTTTAAGATTGTTGTTGCGCTGGTTGTGCTGATAAACACGATATTTTCCAGCTTCATAGCAGCATGGCGACCTGCGTAGGGAACGAAGATAGAAAGCCCAAGATAACACGCAGCGGAATTTTGTATCAGTGCGGGCAGTATTGGCCGGGGTTGGTCCAACGTTGCAGCAACATGTCGAAAGTTGGCATACTTAGCCAGTTCAGTTTCAAGGCTAGTCAGTAGTTTTTCCTGGGCTAGTTTCTGAGTTCCTTCCCAAACTTCGGCAGCATCGTCATCACCTTCGGCAACGGCATCGGCTAGTTCTGCACTAATGCCCGGCAGTTCGTTAACGTGAACCTTCATCCCGTCAGCACTAACACCCTGTAAACCAACGAATTTAGAAAACAGTAATTCGCTCATTTCGCATTCATTTTCAGGTTCTCAAATCGGCTAAACTCAATGGCTGCTTTGCGCGAATGGTGCGCTCTCAACCTTTCCTCCAGAGCAGTCATACCCGTACTCTGTTGGCGGTCACTGTATGAAATAAGTTGTACCAGAGCGTCATTGATAAGTCGGAGTGCCGCCATACGCTCAGGGGAGGCTAACTCTTTTGACTGGCTTACCAGCAAATCACCCGCAGCAATTAGCGTTTGGGTCATTTTATCGTGTTGGGCCTTATCAAAACTCATTGTCTGAAAATGAATACATCGAAGATGATTTAGTTTTCATGGGTAATATTAATATTAACAAATGGAAAGAAAAAATTAATTCTGTATTAACTCCTAGGCAGCAATACCCAAGCTTTTATAAGTATCGTATTCAAAATGGTATAAACTATATCGGAAACAGTCTCCAGCGTGCCCATAGTTGTATTTTTCGCAATCTTTCTTGTCAAGTGACCCATTGCTCAGGGCGCGCATCCGTTCAACGTCATCAAGCAAAATTCCGCACAATTCCCGATCGATTATCAGACGCTTTCCGAAGTGGGCAAGCAGTGCGTTCGTGATTTGGCGGCCCGATGCCGTTGACGGGTTAGACCGTGGAACGCGGCTGTAATCGCAGTAGTCATGCCCGTACTTATCCATGTACATTTTTATCAACTCCCAACCGGACTGGTTGCCGGATGTGTAAGCTGAACCGTTGTTGCCCGAACCGTCACCAGTAAAGTAAATCTGATTGTGTCGGTAGTCGAATGCAATCTGTCGGCAAATGTCTTCCAAGTCACCGCCGCCCTGAATTAAGCGCTGGTACTCTACTCGCTCCCCGTCGAAGTGCTGACTGATTAACGCAGTATTCTTAACGTTAAAGTCAAAGGTTACGTGAACTGGGTAGTGAGGATTGTACTTCGTTACGCCCTTCATGAATGCCTTGAAGGTCGTAAAGTACGGGTTCTCTGGTCGAATCAGTCCCCATTCGCCAAGGGCATAGATGCGGTAATGCTCCTCATCGTGCTCCTTGTACCACTCCATGTCCTCAACGTACTTCTGACCGACGAACGGGTTATCCAGATACGTGCTGAATAGACACGTAATCCGCGGATCGTCCGAATCGTGGAACCGGGCTTTGAGCCAGTGACGCTCAGAGATTGGATTATATGTCAAATAGATTTGAGGCTCACCCCGAATCCGGTCCGACATGATTTTAAATTCATTCTGCGATAGTTCACTGGCTTCTTCGACCCAGACGAGTGTAATGCCCGTGATTGACTTCATTTTCTCCGGGTTATCCAAACCCCGGAAGATGATCACTGAACCGTTGCGGAACGTTATCTTACGTGAACTCTTATTGAAGGTATAATCTCGATCCTCGACTCGACCCCAGAATGGTAGTGCTTTACTAAGGAACAGGTCAACTACTGAATCGTTAAGCGTAGTAGCAAACTTACGAATGACAAGTAGCTTATGCTTTTTCTGCATCAAGCGTTTCACGAGGTATTGAGCCGTTGAATGAGACTTACCCGAACCGCCGCCGCCCATGTTAGCCACGTAAGGCGTATTGGCCCGCTTATCCAGATCGTGATAGTTACGGAGTAAGTTTGCCTTTCGCTTCGAAATGTCAATAATCGGGCGAACAGCCTCCCGATTCAACGGCACTACCTTTGCCATGTACAAAAAAGATGTAAGTTTGCATCACCTTTTTAGGTGAACTGCTTTTGTCAAAAACCGCGTTTAAAGCACAACAGAACCACTTTTTGAGAATCCCCAGAAACGGATGTACAAAAAAGATGCAAGTTTTACACCGGCTATTCTGTGAGTTCTTCTTCCTCATCACCGACAATATCCCAGCCTGGAATAGTATCTTTATCCTTATCCTCGGTTTGCCCCAGATAGTGTTTCCCCAGGTGAATTAGCATGGTGACAGAAGGCTCATGTTCGACGGTCTTGGTTCGCATCTCTGTAACCTTACGCTCTCTGGTCTTGGGGTCAATCAATGCCTTTTCGTCCGTCAATGTGGTGTTGTACCCGTACGCCACTTTGAATTGCATAGCCTTCAAGCTGAATAAAGTTTGGGCCTTCATGCTCTGGGCGTACTTCTGAAAGTCCATTTTCTTTTCCCGCTTGACAGCTCGGTATAGAGTTTCTTCGTGTATTCCCAAGGCGCAGGCAATAGCGGTACCGGTCTCCATGACACGAAGCATGGAATCCACTTTAGCCCAATCTATTTCCGCCTGTTTGCGTCCCATTTCTCAGCTATTATTTAGGTGGCACGTACTTCCAGCTAGTTGTTAATCGGTTGCAGGAAGAGACTTGTAACTTGGATTTCTTGCCCGGCTTTGAATGGCGCCCTTTGAAGGTGCATACCCAGCGCGGGTCATTGTGCATTTGCCGAATCAATGCCGGGTGCGTTGTAGTTGTGAGTAGCTGCTTGCCTTGACTCGTTACCCGAGCCGCAATCATATTCCGCAGCGTGATACCCAAGCCGATTCCTTGAAAGGCCGGCAGCACTACCGTTCGGTGAATCCTTAGCGCGTTCTTAACTATCGCATGGGGAAAGTTCAGCACGGCGGTAAACCCAGCCAGTTGCCCGTTCACGGTTACGACAAACACCTGGGCCGCCACGTTGAAAGAATCGCTTAGGTAGTGATACTTAGCAAATGCCTTCCATAGTTCGCGTTTTCGGTCGGGTCGCACGACTTCGTAGAAATCGACGACAAACCGGACTTTTTTCGGTCCGTCACCTCCGGGACTCTGAATGTCATTGTGTTGGTATCGAATACCCAATCCGGTTGCAGGTAGTCCTCAACATCGTAGTGGCAAGTGACAGCAATAAACTGCTTGTCGGTGCGCCGGATTGCTTTCTGTACAGCATGACTCCCAACCTGGGCAACTACCCGATCCACTACGCTGGTGAACTCATCGAATACAATCAGCTTATCAGAAAGCAGCAGTGACCGGGCAAGGTCTACCCGCATCTTTTCCCCGTTGCTGAGTACAGAATACGGCTTCAGCCACGACGGTGGCGACGAAAACCCCACGGCGGAAAACATCGTTGTAATATCCTGCACCGAACAATTGGCCGGCATGTCGTCCAGAATGCAACCCGCTTTGTATTCAAATGCAGTCACGTAAGAGTCCGGGAACAAGTGCTTTGCTATCGTAGTCTTGCCGGTACCAGACGCTCCAACGATCAAACCAACTTGCCAACCCGCAGGCGGCTCTATCTGCCCAGTGAAACGCTCTTCAATCTTGGAGGCTTGCAGATCAAACGTACCCATGACCGACGCAACGCGAAACGACTGGCCAGGGTCGGAGACTTTTACAATGTCAAAACTCGGCATGTGAATCCCCTTTCAATCATTTCGTTATACATTTCTTGCTGGGTTGCCTCGTCTTTGGCCGTGATTTCTAGGACAAACTTGGTTTCGTAGTCAGCAGCACCGCCGCCCGAGTCGTCACCACCGCCGCTCGGGGCATTCTTGATTTCTTTGTCCAGAAAATCAGTGAACGTGGTCAAATCCTTGATAAAGCTTGTATCTGGGATTTCAGCCACGAACTCATCAAAGCCCTCCTTTGTGGTTTCCCCATACTGCGATGAAATCAGCAGGATTTTCTTCTTAGCGTCGGCTTTGTCGGTCGCGTGAACTTCTATATAAGGCAGCTCCACGCCGTCGGGAAACTCAGTTCTGATTACCCGGCAGCGTTGATTTCCGTCCAACGTGTACGGCACTCCTGATTCCGGTTCGAACCATACAAACAGAGGAATAATAAAGCCCTCCTTTTCAATCGACTTTTTAAGGAGCTTATAATTCTTCTCCGTCAAGTCTTTTAGGTTGCCTTGTAGATCATACAAATCCGCCGTATTGATGAAAGGTAGATCATGTAATGCGGTTGATACTTCTAATTTCATACGCCTTGGGTTTGTCGAAAATTTCAGACAATAATAATATTAACAATCGAAAAAGCCCAAGAACCTAATTAAATAGCTTAAAACCCGCTATTCTGCGGATTTCTGGCAACTTTACCAGCAGAATTAAATCTTCATCGAAAAATAAATATTAACACTACCCTTGACATTATTAATATTGATATTAACTTTGTGATAACAAAACAGAACAATAACACAACTCAAAACAATCTAACTAACATGACAGCTCAAACTACCTCCGCAATCGCTAACGCTTCAAACGTTGTTATTCTGAATCCTAAAAACTACAGCACGAAAGAGGAGTACGCTGTAGCGATGGGCTACTCGAAAGAAACTGGTTGGGTAGAAATCTGTAACGCTTTGAATCTAACGTTAGACCCAAAAGGCGGACGTCGTACTTTGTACAATGCATTCAAAGCTCTGAATAAAGATGCAGCCCCAGCACCTAAGTCAGTAGCAGTAAAAGTTCCAGTTGTTGACGTTCCTCAGCCAAAACAGAAAGTAAAACCAGTTGAAGCTCCTGCACCGACGGTAACCGAAGAAGTAAAACCAGTTGAAGCCGCACCGGTTGCAACAGAGGAAGTAAAACCAGCCGAACAACCAGCTATTGAAGAGAAGCCAGCTGAAGCCGCGCCAGTTGTTGTTGAAGTTGAAACAGCAGTAGTAGAGCCTAAGAATGAAGTTGCCCCAAGCGTTCAGGAAGCGGCAATGATGTTGAGCAAAGCCCTTGCAGCAATGAATGCCAATGTTGATCCTGACCAAATTTCAAAACTGGTAAAGGAAGAGTTCGGCAAGTTGAATGATCAACTGATAAAAAAATCAGAAGATACAGAGAAAGCCCTTCTTGTAGCGGTTGAGAAATTGGTTAACGGGCGAATGGATCAATTAGGTGTAACCCGAATTGAGGTAACATTAAATAATGCAGAACCGAAAGCCGTAACCGGTCAGGTTCATAAAGAATTTGAGAACATCCTACGCCACGCGGCAATTCGTGACAACGTGCTACTGGTTGGCCCAGCTGGTTCAGGCAAAACAACTGTCTGCGAACAAGTTGCCGAAGCATTAAGCTTAGATTTCTATTGCAAATCCGTCTGCGCCCAGACTAGCAAAGCCGAACTATTAGGCTACTGCGATGCAAACGGAAATTATGTAACAACTGAGTTCCGCAAAGCTTACGAAAACGGAGGCGTGTTTGTCCTGGACGAAGTAGATGCCGGCAACCCAAATGTAATCGCGGTTTTGAACTCGGCCCTTTCTAATTCAGTATGTGCCTTTGCAGATCAAATGGTACGCAAGCATGCCGATTTTATTCTAATCGCTTGTGCCAATACATTTGGAACCGGCCCAGATCGTCAATACGTCGGACGGAATCAACTGGATGCCGCAACCCTCGACCGCTTTAGTGTGATTGAATTTGGCTATGATGAAACGTTGGAGCGCAATCTGGCACCTAACAAATGGTTCTGCAACTTTA of Tellurirhabdus bombi contains these proteins:
- a CDS encoding PBSX family phage terminase large subunit → MAKVVPLNREAVRPIIDISKRKANLLRNYHDLDKRANTPYVANMGGGGSGKSHSTAQYLVKRLMQKKHKLLVIRKFATTLNDSVVDLFLSKALPFWGRVEDRDYTFNKSSRKITFRNGSVIIFRGLDNPEKMKSITGITLVWVEEASELSQNEFKIMSDRIRGEPQIYLTYNPISERHWLKARFHDSDDPRITCLFSTYLDNPFVGQKYVEDMEWYKEHDEEHYRIYALGEWGLIRPENPYFTTFKAFMKGVTKYNPHYPVHVTFDFNVKNTALISQHFDGERVEYQRLIQGGGDLEDICRQIAFDYRHNQIYFTGDGSGNNGSAYTSGNQSGWELIKMYMDKYGHDYCDYSRVPRSNPSTASGRQITNALLAHFGKRLIIDRELCGILLDDVERMRALSNGSLDKKDCEKYNYGHAGDCFRYSLYHFEYDTYKSLGIAA
- a CDS encoding GNAT family N-acetyltransferase encodes the protein MRPDRKRELWKAFAKYHYLSDSFNVAAQVFVVTVNGQLAGFTAVLNFPHAIVKNALRIHRTVVLPAFQGIGLGITLRNMIAARVTSQGKQLLTTTTHPALIRQMHNDPRWVCTFKGRHSKPGKKSKLQVSSCNRLTTSWKYVPPK
- a CDS encoding ATP-binding cassette domain-containing protein, with translation MPSFDIVKVSDPGQSFRVASVMGTFDLQASKIEERFTGQIEPPAGWQVGLIVGASGTGKTTIAKHLFPDSYVTAFEYKAGCILDDMPANCSVQDITTMFSAVGFSSPPSWLKPYSVLSNGEKMRVDLARSLLLSDKLIVFDEFTSVVDRVVAQVGSHAVQKAIRRTDKQFIAVTCHYDVEDYLQPDWVFDTNTMTFRVPEVTDRKKSGLSSISTKSCDPTENANYGRHLLSITT
- a CDS encoding ParB N-terminal domain-containing protein; translated protein: MKLEVSTALHDLPFINTADLYDLQGNLKDLTEKNYKLLKKSIEKEGFIIPLFVWFEPESGVPYTLDGNQRCRVIRTEFPDGVELPYIEVHATDKADAKKKILLISSQYGETTKEGFDEFVAEIPDTSFIKDLTTFTDFLDKEIKNAPSGGGDDSGGGAADYETKFVLEITAKDEATQQEMYNEMIERGFTCRVLTL
- a CDS encoding AAA family ATPase, whose product is MTAQTTSAIANASNVVILNPKNYSTKEEYAVAMGYSKETGWVEICNALNLTLDPKGGRRTLYNAFKALNKDAAPAPKSVAVKVPVVDVPQPKQKVKPVEAPAPTVTEEVKPVEAAPVATEEVKPAEQPAIEEKPAEAAPVVVEVETAVVEPKNEVAPSVQEAAMMLSKALAAMNANVDPDQISKLVKEEFGKLNDQLIKKSEDTEKALLVAVEKLVNGRMDQLGVTRIEVTLNNAEPKAVTGQVHKEFENILRHAAIRDNVLLVGPAGSGKTTVCEQVAEALSLDFYCKSVCAQTSKAELLGYCDANGNYVTTEFRKAYENGGVFVLDEVDAGNPNVIAVLNSALSNSVCAFADQMVRKHADFILIACANTFGTGPDRQYVGRNQLDAATLDRFSVIEFGYDETLERNLAPNKWFCNFTQKLRKDLANERVVISPRATILGGKLIEAGFTPEYALKTRILKGMPTQMAERVVKVFGQFYNERSAKGLEIPNQAAA